GCCACCTCCTCCACCCGTGTTCTCTGTGCAACCCTTTactctcctcctcctcctcctccttcttcttcttcttctctcactACTAAACATCACTTTTCTTCTCATCATCTTCCAACTACTTGGGTATGTATTTTTACTACTATCACttcattttttactttgtttttgttcaatggtattgattttgaaatgggTATGTTCaggtttcttcatcttctcagCGATTCAGGTGTATTCCTATCAAACCTATAGCTGGGGCTCATACAATGTCTGCGCCAAAATCTGCTTCATCTACTCATGGTCATTTTTTGCTTAAACCCcccctttttttattttcataaatttcgtttagggtttttttagtttgtattgtttttcaccctaaaattaaattaataaaaatcaaatttttattcaaatcagGTGATTTTTAAGTGCATCACACccttatattaaatataaaaaaaaaactgtttttaatCAAATGGGTTGATTTTTACAGCACATATAACTGATTCAtatatttgttcatatataAGAAATAGGAAATTCATAACCATCTAGGAGACTAGGATTTAGTTCATTCAACTGATTAGGCCTCTTTTAGTACAAAGTGTAATGGTTTTATGCCGATCAACTTGTATTATGGACTTCAACTTATTATAACTAGCTTACTTAGTTATACTTAgattctgtttggtaaaaaatagtgaatagctgattgaatttgtagtgtttggtaTAATTAACGGTTAAactagcttataaatatgaaataccataaaaaatatatattttaattaatatttaattttttgaattaagattacaggggtaaaattgagagaGAGGAAATGATAAGCTgtaagctacttgaattagcttatcaaaaCACGCTATAAGCTAGTAAAAATAGACTATAAGCTTGTGAGAGAACGACGGTGACCAAATGGATCTTTTTTAGTCATAGAAGCTTATAAGCCATAAACTCAAATATGTGTCTTTCCAAACAGACACTCAGTACTGTTTTTTCTCAAAGGACCAGTTGAAATAAGTGATTCAGTTCTTTACATCATAGTTTGCACAGTTTACTATGACCAATTTGCAACTAAAATAAGTGTTTTTATCAAATCTATCAATGCACCAACACTCTCTTCATATTTAGTCTTAAGATTGTTTGGTAATGAATCAATATGAACTCCAAATTTAGAAAATTATGTTAGCAAGAGAGTCATTTACACCACCTTTCATCTGTAGAAAATTTTAGTTCCAGGGTGACTAGGACTCTCCAGATTTATTTACATGATTTTAGACAATACGATGTTTACAGTTATGGTGTTTTCTATTCTTAAGAATAATAGTTCCTGGCATTTGGTGTTCTGTTACTATGAAACAGGCAGCAAGCAAGCTTTGATATCGTTGTCAGACAAGAAGGATCTCGCATTTGTTGGAAACGGACTTCAGGAATTAGGGTAGTTATTACAATTAATggatttttcattcattttttaacatgttagaatattattattttcacgCATTCGTATTTTTTCATTACAATGATAGATCCTTTATTTTAATGTTAGATTCACTATTGTTTCAACTGGAGGAACAGCTTCTGCATTGGAGAGTGCTGGAGTCGCTGTTACTAAAGTTGAACAGCTTACACAGTTCCCTGAAATGGTGAGTTTACTTGTAGCTTCAATTCTCCTTCTCGAAGTCTCATCTTGGATTTTGTATACCATCGGtacaaatctaaagacattttCTGTCAATGAACATTGCTTTTCTTTGTGTATTTCGATCAGTGTTATTAATTGGCAGCCATGGCGTGGCAGATCTTTTGAGAACGGCCGTAGCCAATTTGTAAAGTGATTCCTGCCATTGGCCGCAATGGTGTGTTTCTATGACGGTTTTTTGGCCTTTTGCCATATTCTGTTATCCACCGTTGAAAACACTGATTCTGATCGAGTTTTATCATTACAAATCATAAATTTAGAGACAATAATAAACCAATTACTAACAATGGCTGTAATGGCTTTTCTACACAGCTTGATGGTCGTGTCAAAACTCTGCACCCTAACATACATGGAGGTATCCTTGCTCGAAGAGATCAAAAGCATCATATTGAAGCTCTCAGTACACATGGAATTGGTAAGTTATGTTATCAGCTCTGTTAGGAaagatttagagattaatgagttggatccaaatatggtttatgaattatgatacaacattatggtgtaatttgatccatgtagccaaccccacttagtgggataagactttgttgttgttgttgttgtatgttATCAGCTCTATTATGACCAGTGTTGTCAAAGAGCAACTTTAGcctagcagaatttgaacaaattgttaTTGTTCTGCAATACGCTATTTActacaaagtgttgtcaaatagcagcaTAGCGGCACTGTAGTGTAGCAAAAATTTATACAAATTGCTATTTTTTGTGACATCTGATTGATAACAATGGTTATAACAAGTGCACTGTGctataaattatgaatttgaagTGTTGTTCTTTTAGTTTGTGAGATTAAGGTGTTGTTCTACTGCGTTGCTAAAAGTTTTCCATTTCAGGTACTTTTGATGTTGTGGTGGTGAACTTGTATCCATTTTATGATAAAGTTACATCAACCGGAGGCATTGAATTTGAGGATGGAATTGAAAACATTGACATCGGTGGTCCAGCCATGATTCGTGCTGCTGCAAAGGTTGTTTATTTgactgaaaaatgaaaatttgtataatttgaaatgctatttttccttaaaaagtTATGTAAAATGGTTCAGAAGATTGCCCTGCCCTTCTGGAATttcttaaaatgttttttacTGAAAAAACATTGTTGGTTAAATACCATTAAACACtggaaaagaattaaaataaaaaggaccCTTCATTGCATATTGTCTATGAGCtgaaatttactttttttttcttttctctattGAAATAtcgtttaaatatattattttgtatttgcGCAGAATCACAAAGATGTTTTGGTAGTGGTTGATTCAGAAGATTACCCCGCCCTTCTGGAATTTCTTAAAGGAAACGAAGACGAACAGTTCAGGCTAAAGCTTGCATGGAAAGCTTTTCAGCATGTTGCTTCATATGATTCTGCAGTATCTGAGTGGCTGTGGAAGCAAAGTGTGGGAGGTACTGTACATGTTGTGTTGAACTAATCTTAGAATGGAAAAGCATGGTCTACTCCTAGCACAGAAGATTAAATGGCAgacttttgacaaaaaaaaaaaaagaagattaaaTGGAAGActttaaatttcatttgtttctAGTTTAGATGATTGAGAAATCAATGAACTTGTTTCAAATGACATTTGATTCCAAAAAATAAGCAAGACCaccaaaaataagtttattATCCATGTAAATAGGGTTATCATATCTTTTAAATAGggataaaatattttgcaattatcttatttattgcTTTAAGCCTACATAAAGAGTCTATGTTGTGTAGTTGAAAACTCACATTTTCACAAtatgtctttttatttttctctcattcaacaTATTATTATGGAGGTACAACGGAATACTTTAGAGAATATGCTTTTCTAAttgaaatatttcaattttcaagaacTATCAATAATGTAATGTGTGTTCTATAGAGTGACTTTTGTTCTCATTTCAGTGACAGATAAATTTCCTCCTAGTTTGACAGTGCCTCTTTCACTCAAAAGTTCTCTCCGTTATGGTGAAAATCCTCATCAAAAAGCTGCATTCTATGTTGACAAAAGACTTGCAGAGGTCAACGCTGGTGGGATTGCTACGGCTATCCAACACCATGGAAAGGTGCGAGTTGGCTACTAAGTACTTtcatctaaaaatataaaattactggtgattttattttattttttttgtatattttaatagATATATCATGTTTGGAGTTCAGAGCTTTTGACTGAAAAGTtgtataattttcaattattatttgtttaagtTAATGCCATAACATGATTGCAGGAAATGTCATATAATAACTACCTGGATGCTGATGCTGCTTGGAACTGTGTGTGCGAGTTTAGAAACCCCACATGTGTAGTTGTGAAGCATACTAATCCTTGCGGCGTAGCTTCACGCGATGATATTCTGGAAGCCTACAGACTAGCTGTTAAAGCTGATCCTGTCAGTGCATTTGGCGGAATTGTAGCTTTCAACGTGGAAGTTGATGAGGTAAATAACCCAAGTCAATTGAAAAAACTCGAGTCCTACATTAAAAACAGATAAGAcctgataagagtttatatagaATGAGacccctcaccttacaagccagtGAGAATGAGTTAGGCCTAGTCGAAAACATAAGAAAGATTAGTGTTTATAAAGATTGAGGCTCTTTCCCTAGGTAACATATTAAATTTCTATCTTGGCGAGGATGAGCAAATGACATTTTCTTAATGCTTGTTTTTTCTATGTTTAGGTTCTTGCTAAGGAAATAAGAGAATTTAGAAGCCCAACCGATGGGGAGACAAGGATGTTCTATGAAATAGTGGTTGCACCCAGCTATACAGAGAAGGGACTTGAAATTCTTCGTGGAAAGTCGAAGACTTTAAGGATTCTTGAAGCAAAAAAGAATGAAGCAGGAAAGCTTTCACTCAGACAAGTTGGTGGAGGGTGGTTAGCTCAGGATTCAGATGACTTGACTCCATCCGACATCAAGTTCAATGTAGTGTCAGAGAAGACTCCTCAAGATGGTGAGCTTCGCGATGCGGAGTTTGCATGGTTGTGTGTGAAGCATGTCAAAAGCAATGCTATTGTCATAGCTAAGGTACTTTCTTATATACattatgaaacttttttttatgattcAACGGAGGTGGTTGAAGAATCTGATCtcttcttttgttaattttttgcaGGACAATTGTATGTTAGGTATGGGAAGCGGCCAACCGAATCGTGTGGAGAGTTTAAGAATAGCAATGAGGAAAGCTGGAGCTGATGTTAAAGGCGCAGCCTTGGCTAGTGATGCTTTCTTCCCCTTTGGTAAGTGTTAATAGCAATACcgtaattcatttttttattctatgtTGTAAAGACGACTTGGTTGTGGATAGATTAATGATTCTTCTCGGTGCAACCGAGAAGATAACATTGAGTAACGGAAAGTTGGTTGTGGAtggattaatgatttttttggtgcatatattgaaagaaaataacattgaGTAACAATAAATTGCTATATCAGAAAAGGCTTGCatatttttggtccttgtaataaactttttttccgttttaatccctatttttttggtttagtcCCTAATATGATCTTTTTCACCCGCTTTACTGTTGTATAATAGTTTTTTCGTTGGAGTCTTTGTATTGTGCAGGGACTAATTGATTATGAGCCAAATATTAGTGACTAAAACCTAAATATATTgtaggactaaaatgaaaaaacgAAATACATTTAAGTCTATCAGAAAATAATTGTAAATTCTCAAGTACTCTTCAATGAAACTTTATTAAATCAGAACTAGATAGATATAGAATAcctgtttttcttttgttttaaccAGAATGTGTCTTGACTATTTATGAACAGCTTGGAAAGATGCTGTGGAAGAAGCATGTGAAAGTGGGATTGGTGTTATTGCAGAACCAGGTGGTAGTATAAGAGATCAGGATGCTGTAGACTGTTGCAATAAGTATGGTGTTTCACTACTCTTCACCAATGTGAGGCACTTCAGGCACTGATCATTTTTGTTATAGGAGAACTTTCTATTTCAAATATCTCTAAACATTAAGCAGTGCTTCTGAAACCTATTTTTGACATCAAGTAGGTCGTAAGAATGTTGTACTATATATTTTATCAGCGTTGTTAAATAGCGGCTATAATGGTGCTATAGTGCTACAACGTAgaggaatttgaacaaatagcGGTTAAAGTGACTCTATATCATTGTTGTGTAGCCGAATTTGAACATATTGCTATTTTCTGCAATTTGTGATTTGACATTGCATTTTATGTATCAAAATAATGCTTCTTAATCATGTTTTAGGCTTTTTGTTCTTGAGAATTATGTGATGTGGTAATCTGATATCAACTCAATCCAATTAGACATCATTTTTGAAACTGCAAATTGGTTATGTTACACCCTTATCTTTCACCTCTCCTACTTCATCCATTCAATCTCTCTTCTCATCAAAGTTCTCAAAATATGAATGTTTACAATTAATTATACTTTggaataaaaatagttttattttggggagtgaatgggtatgataaatttatttttgaagttctcaatttttttttttttttttttttatttttttttatcaaatagccTAGTGCCAAAAATCACAAACATGCTTATAAAGAAAAGCCGCACGTCAAGTGAGAAGTAGAAAATTGCGGATTTGAACTCGCACTCCAACACACCAAATGTTGTAACTTACAACTTGTATGTATAGTACAAACTTCCAAaagtttaaaaatcatttgtaGATAATGTGTAAGGCAACAAGAGAAGagtaaaattgacaaaatataacccttaaatataaaaatgactAGTAAAAGATACAATTTGTTTCAATTACAACATATATCTAAAGTAGTAGAAACACATGTTCTACTGCTCAGACctacatattatatatattgtgaCCACAAACCATCCAAGAAATTGATCAACCATGCTTTTGTCTTGCTATAGATGTTACTTCTCCAACCTTGAGACTCAACTCTATACCAATTCACACACTGCAGCAGAGCAGCTTCAGGCAGCTACAGACATGCCAAGATTTCATCCGGAAACTCCTTTACATCAgttaattttgtttcaagccttcCATTCACACAgatttgaatttttctaaataaatttatataaaaatataacatgtcATTAAATGATTGGATGATGGGTTCACCTAATCAAAATACATGAGTATTGTTGTGGATGTTTTGTCTTGTCCATTAATAATGTAAAACTTtcattaattgatatgataaaaaatcatttgtatgcatgtgtaaaataacTTTATATTGTTCGTGTCTAATAATTGACTTGTTATATACATGTGTAATTGCACGTCTAGAGTAAGTCCGTTTTCTTTTCCAGACCGTCTCGGATCCAGCCTCGATTTGTGGTTCAATTGATTCAACCAACCAACGTGTTTTACTAATTAACCTAAAACATTACTTTAGTTTTTGACATATAGAGAAACCAACATGTTGTCATGAAGTTGTCTGCCAACGATCCTTGTTAGCAACCAATTTCGTGCTTGTTGAGGTTGCTAAAAATTTATTCTAcgtaggaaaaagaaaagaaattagtaACAAAATTAGATGGAATTAGCCAAAACCAAACTTGAATTGCATTGCATGTAAGGAGTCACATAACACATGGATGATAGTCTTATCATCCCTTCTACAACTCCTACATGTAGATGAAATTTTCACTCCTCACTCACTCCTATTGAGTTGTGTTATTATATTCATTagttatttattaaatataaagtaactataaaaaagttataattaattatatgtgTTTTGAATTGTAAGTAAATGTAAAATCTATGAGCTAGATATACTTATTTGAAGAGGGTTAAGAACAATCTCTTGCGTCTCTAATATTTATTCTCTTATATTGATTGAAACTAACATGAATAATAATACTTTATGTgagattcatttttttaaagtacgagatttatgttaattttatagAACAAAAAGattcatgtttgtttttttgaagggagTATACctatgtttgtttttatttaaaaagaaagaaaaaaaaatagagaaaaacgcCAAATCATTGAAAAACACGTTTAGAATTTTGAggagtttttactttttatttatcgTCTTCTTCGTATAGCTTTAACCCCAAATCGAAATAACCTAACCCCTCCTCAATTCGCCGTACTACCACCGTCGGCCACTATGAAAAGGAAGAGAGCCTCTCTCAGACAATTAGCTGCTTCTCTAAAAACAACTATGGAGTCCACTcagtcaaaaacaaaaataacaatggAATCCA
Above is a genomic segment from Medicago truncatula cultivar Jemalong A17 chromosome 5, MtrunA17r5.0-ANR, whole genome shotgun sequence containing:
- the LOC11437125 gene encoding bifunctional purine biosynthesis protein PurH isoform X2, with the translated sequence MFGLATSSTRVLCATLYSPPPPPPSSSSSLTTKHHFSSHHLPTTWVSSSSQRFRCIPIKPIAGAHTMSAPKSASSTHGSKQALISLSDKKDLAFVGNGLQELGFTIVSTGGTASALESAGVAVTKVEQLTQFPEMLDGRVKTLHPNIHGGILARRDQKHHIEALSTHGIGTFDVVVVNLYPFYDKVTSTGGIEFEDGIENIDIGGPAMIRAAAKNHKDVLVVVDSEDYPALLEFLKGNEDEQFRLKLAWKAFQHVASYDSAVSEWLWKQSVGDKFPPSLTVPLSLKSSLRYGENPHQKAAFYVDKRLAEVNAGGIATAIQHHGKEMSYNNYLDADAAWNCVCEFRNPTCVVVKHTNPCGVASRDDILEAYRLAVKADPVSAFGGIVAFNVEVDEVLAKEIREFRSPTDGETRMFYEIVVAPSYTEKGLEILRGKSKTLRILEAKKNEAGKLSLRQVGGGWLAQDSDDLTPSDIKFNVVSEKTPQDGELRDAEFAWLCVKHVKSNAIVIAKDNCMLGMGSGQPNRVESLRIAMRKAGADVKGAALASDAFFPFAWKDAVEEACESGIGVIAEPGGSIRDQDAVDCCNKYGVSLLFTNVRHFRH
- the LOC11437125 gene encoding bifunctional purine biosynthesis protein PurH isoform X1, with translation MFGLATSSTRVLCATLYSPPPPPPSSSSSLTTKHHFSSHHLPTTWVSSSSQRFRCIPIKPIAGAHTMSAPKSASSTHGSKQALISLSDKKDLAFVGNGLQELGFTIVSTGGTASALESAGVAVTKVEQLTQFPEMLDGRVKTLHPNIHGGILARRDQKHHIEALSTHGIGTFDVVVVNLYPFYDKVTSTGGIEFEDGIENIDIGGPAMIRAAAKNHKDVLVVVDSEDYPALLEFLKGNEDEQFRLKLAWKAFQHVASYDSAVSEWLWKQSVGVTDKFPPSLTVPLSLKSSLRYGENPHQKAAFYVDKRLAEVNAGGIATAIQHHGKEMSYNNYLDADAAWNCVCEFRNPTCVVVKHTNPCGVASRDDILEAYRLAVKADPVSAFGGIVAFNVEVDEVLAKEIREFRSPTDGETRMFYEIVVAPSYTEKGLEILRGKSKTLRILEAKKNEAGKLSLRQVGGGWLAQDSDDLTPSDIKFNVVSEKTPQDGELRDAEFAWLCVKHVKSNAIVIAKDNCMLGMGSGQPNRVESLRIAMRKAGADVKGAALASDAFFPFAWKDAVEEACESGIGVIAEPGGSIRDQDAVDCCNKYGVSLLFTNVRHFRH